The segment TTGAAGTTTCTGttgtggggtgtggggaggaggaagggataaGGATGAGCCCCCAGTTTTTGGAATTGGCTGATGGGAATATcataaaatgaattcagaaacaCAGGGTTAAATTCAGGTTGAGGTAATTTGTAGTTCAATTCAGCACTTGCTGAGATTGAACATATGTGGGATATGTAAAGATTTGAAAAAGTAGGCTAGCTTTGCTGGTGTGGAACTTAGAAAAAAGTCtgtgttgcaattttaaattgtTGAATACTCATCTTCAAGACGGTATTTCAAGCCATATAGAATCATCCACAAGAACTGCCCACAGGGAAAGGAATAGAGTTCTTTGGACAAAAATCTGTTCCATTACATATATCATGACCTTTGAGTAAGTGTTCCTGATACACCAGAAAAACTCTATGATGTGAATTATTCTTTGCAGATACATATCATCACTACTATTGCTTTCTTCAAGAGGTGTTGACTGGATCCAAAGATTCTTCTGCCCATGAAGTAAGAAATGGCTTTGATAATAATTAAAGGAATAATATTCATCTTTATAACTGGACCTGGTATTATGGggaacatttttgttttcatcactTATATGTGCATTTTCTTTCAGGGCACTGAAAAAAAATCGATACATCTAATTCTAATGCACTTAGCTTTTGCAAATACCATACTGCTTTTTTTCAAGGGAATCCCAAAGACAATAGCAACTTTTGGTTTGATAAGCTTCCTAAATGATGGAGTCTGTAAAACTGTTGTTTATCTGGAAAGGGTGGCTCGGGGACTGACAGTCTGCACGACCAGTTTCCTCACTGTGGTCCAGGCCATCACCATCATCCCCCGCGCCCCCGAGTGGGCAAAGCTGAAGTCAAGGTCCAAATGGCAtatcttttgcttctttctcttcttttggatATTCAATTCCTTGCTAAGCATGAACTTACTCTATTACATCCAAAGCATCAGCAGCATAAACAGCTCACAAGATAGTGACAATAACAGATATTGTTATTTTATACCAGAAAGCCAGAAAGTGACGAGgatttttctcattctaatgGGCATACGAGATGCCCTGTGTCAGTGTCTAACGGGCTGGGCAAGTGTCTACATGGTATTTCTTCTCCACAAGCACCACAAGCATGTCCTCTACCTTCAGAACTCCAAGGTTCTCTACCGAACTCCCCCTGAGATCAGAGCTGCTCAAAGTGTTCTCCTTCtgatgctttgttttcttttcttttattggacagattgtattttttctttatattttaattcctcTTTTGATAATAACTTTATAGAATTAAATATTCTAGAAATTCTAAACCTTGGTTATGCATCTCTCAGCCCATTTGTGCTAATTCACAGACATGGATGATTTATTGAATGCTGGAACATTTATTAAGACTTGAGAAAGTGTCTATTTCATCAATCCTTTAGGTAGCAAGTTTGAAATAACAGTTATGTTATGCtgtgtgtaaaaaaaaaatgaagagtagCTTAAACACATAAAAGTAGATTGTCCTACAACCAACCTGGTGACAAGCAGCCTTGAGCTGACACAGGAGATCATAATGAGCTACAGGGACCCAGTCACCTTCTCACTGTCCATTCTGCCACCTTCAGGAAGTGTACGCCATTCTAATTCTCCTGCTTATAAGGTGTCTCTTTCACTACCACGCTTTCAGtagtaagaagaaaaagaacaatttggcaaATTCTATCAAAATAATAATGCACTCACCCTTTGACTCAGGAGTTCCACTTCTAGGATGATCATACACATAcattgtgtgtgtgagaattACAGTACAAAAATTATTacacattgcagcattattttaaaaacatagccTAAATGTCCAGAAAAAGGGCTATTTTTCTGgctatttgaaaatattctagagGAACCAGCCACACAAAAGGATTTTATTGAACTTATGAAAGAATGGGTGAATTCAAAATGTACTGATGAGCAATGATATCCAAGGTATGTTTGTAATTAATTaaagaaagcaaagcaagaataataatattcaaaaatggaatataataatatttttaacttgaTGTTATCTACATCATGAATCTCGGCAAGaatagaaaaaaactaaaagagtGTCACTTGATTTAAGAGAAACTAGGTAAATGGAGGCCAGTAGGTAGAATTTCATTTTACATTGTTCTGTATTTCTGGATATGTTAAAGCTTTGactatatcttttaaaaatgaataaaaaattaattttgaaaataatttgtggCTTGTTTCAAGACGTTATTTTTTAGTGCCCTGACACTCCCATAATAATATCAATCTTTCAATCAACAGAaagctataaaataattttgttctaCATTAgtttaaataaagaattttatttttacttttctaaactGGAATCAAAATAGATATTTGGATATAATTCGTAGTTCTGGCAATGAGATATGTCATCAagctgttttgaaaaatatttgatacTATTGTACTGATTTCACATATTTATAATACAAAATCTTAGAATTGATAGGGACAGCTTTCATTCCATTTTAAAGAATGCCTCTATAATGTCTCTTTTGTGCCCCTTGTAAATATTTgggcttttaatttctttactaaatttctctttggttttgtTGCACCATGTTCACACAGCTTTTAAATAACTTAGTTATGTTATTATGTTATATTCTAATATGTTTAGGAGCTTAACTTCCTCATATCACTGAGAGTACTTGAAAGCCAGGACTATACAATTTATCTTAGTTTCATAACTTTTCTGTGACAGCCTTTTCTATCATAGAGAACAAGACAAAGCACTCCCCAAAGTGGTCATTCATAATGGACTCAAAAGGAAGAGATGTAAGagcctggaaatgaaattaagaatagcattttaaaattaattatgaaGAAGAGATTATTGAGTGCTAAAAACAGGCAGAAAGTCTCCAGAAAAATAAGGAGATATTGTGTGATTGGTGGAACAAAATGGTTAGGacagtgtattagtcagggttctcctgagaaatagaataaatagGATATCTATATATAGTACATttaaaggagatttattataggaattggctcattcCAATACGCAGGTGAAGAAGCCCCacatctgccatctgcaagctggagaagcaggaaagCCAGTGACACAATtgagtctgagtccaaaggcctgagaaccaaagCGTTCCTGGTTTAAGTACCCAAGTCTggaggcccaagaaccaggagcccCCATGttggagggcaggagaagatggatgtcccagctcaagaagagacaaagaattCGCCCTTTCTTCACCTTTTTTTCCATTCAGGCCCCAACAGATTGGACAATGCCTGCTCACATTGATGAGGGGAGTTTCCTACTCAGTCTACTGAATCagatgctaatctcttccaggaACACCCTCATAGACATGTTTAGTTCTACCAGCTGTGTGGGCATCCCTTAgtcagtcaagctgacacataaaattaactatcacaggTACCCTGGTATTTGGGTTCTCCAAATAAGTGCTGTTCTGTGTTTCCCTCTGAAAAGTCAGAATTGAGCTGAGAAATTTAAATTGAATCTAGAATcttaagcagaaaataatttaaaatagagaaaCGCATTATTAAAATCACTACACATCTAAAGGAGTGGGAGGTAGGAAGCAGAAATTGGTAATACTGAATTTTAGAACACACGGACGTAGCAGATAGCCACATCAATCACCTCTCACCTCTCGTGTATTAATAGTTTCTGTTAccagtaaaatagaaataggaaGATGAATTCTGCATCAATTTTGCCTGTGAAATCTTACATAAGTTTTGAAGTAATAATAACTGAAAATGTCTCAAATTTTGCGAAATGCATATGCTTGTAGATTCAAAAAGTTCAGAGAATTCTAAGCATATAGACTCAAAAATGTTTATACCTTGACAAGTCATACTCAGGTTTCTAAAAGTAAGACAAAAAATGTCTTGAAAGTGGCCAGAGATAAATGATACATTACCCACAGAGAAACAATGATTCTTAAAGGACAGTGGATTTCTTAGAAGAAACCATAGATCTGAGATAAAACTTCATTGATCATCTAACTCCATTAAGTTCCTACTCTGACTGGTGGTCTAACATGACACTTTGGATCTCTAGGAATTACTGTCAGTTCAGAGCCGATGTCTACAAACCTCTGAAAAGTCTGATTATATCACTTTATCCATTATCTAGTCACTCTAGTAAATGACTGCAGGTCTCTTTGGGGATGGTTGGGATGAAGATTATCAGTGTATGTTTTTGATAATGTAGCAGAGTTCCTTCATGGGGACCttatcttcctcatttttcaagGTACTCTGGATCACTGAACTGGCTCAAGTCTGGGAATGATTTTGGATCCATGATTATCCATGATGTTCTAGTGATTCAAGCAGGATTTATAGCCACGAGACCTGGAGTTTTTCTCCTTATCCAGATAAGTAAGACTTTAGTACTTCTCATATACATCAGTTCTACAGGACCATGATCAACTAGTCAATGCCAAAGATTTCCATGAGTCAGACCATTCTGATTAATATTCATTAAGGTACCATACCTGCCTTGTCTTTGGTGATTGAGTACCACCATTTTGCATATATCATTCTGGGATCAAATCACTCTCACTATGTTTAGCGATTCCAGTTCAATAGTAGTAGCTCCTAATTTAATTTTAGGTTTGTAGGCAAGAACCTCGACAAAGCTCTTCTAGGATGCTGGGCTATACTCATGAATTTATTAGTCACAGCTATGATGAAAGGCATGTCCTCTGCAACCCTGCTGGTTTGGATAAGCAGATCTTACACAATAAACAGTCTCTAGCATTCCAATAATCTTAAGGTTTTAGATAACTTCTT is part of the Equus caballus isolate H_3958 breed thoroughbred chromosome 20, TB-T2T, whole genome shotgun sequence genome and harbors:
- the LOC106782245 gene encoding vomeronasal type-1 receptor 4-like, which produces MALIIIKGIIFIFITGPGIMGNIFVFITYMCIFFQGTEKKSIHLILMHLAFANTILLFFKGIPKTIATFGLISFLNDGVCKTVVYLERVARGLTVCTTSFLTVVQAITIIPRAPEWAKLKSRSKWHIFCFFLFFWIFNSLLSMNLLYYIQSISSINSSQDSDNNRYCYFIPESQKVTRIFLILMGIRDALCQCLTGWASVYMVFLLHKHHKHVLYLQNSKVLYRTPPEIRAAQSVLLLMLCFLFFYWTDCIFSLYFNSSFDNNFIELNILEILNLGYASLSPFVLIHRHG